AGCAGCAGACACTGAAATTTCATTTTaccaaaactgaagtaaaaagTCCTTGTAGGTCATTACATAATATGCTATTACTCTGATAATCCATTAGAAATGTTAGTAAAGGCACCAAAAGCAAAGCATGGCAGAAATGCTGCACCAGGGAAACTATCCAAAGAGGTCAAAAGTGTTTTTCATCCCAGGCTGTAAATGCTGCAGTTTGTGGAACTTCATTTTTCTGCTCTGGATTTTGTCCTTTGGTAATACTGTCTTTATTACATCACTGGATCTGTTTTCTTGtaaactgaagaaaaacaaaacaaacaggccCACCTCCTCAAGGACAGTCAGCGGTCTATAAAACTGTTCTGATATGAATGAATGTGAGAGTTTTGCAGCACAACTGCAGTTACCATTGTGTTCATCCGGTCTTTAAAAATCACACTGGGGGCCTAACAGTTGAGGACTCTCAGCTTTGTCCGTCTCACAGTGACCCTCAGCGCCCTGACGGATCTTCAGGAGCCACCCACGGCTTCCTGCATCAGCTAACAATAGGCAGTTGGACTTTTTCTTTGCGCTTACCAAGCGAAATGACTTGTCAGAGTCAATTATTATTAATGGCGATGTGTATCGTTTTGCTGAAACACCCTCTTGTGTGCTGGCACCACTCTGTAGTATGTAATCAATCAGCAAGTGCAGATAATTATAGCAATCTGCCTCATGAAGTAGCAAACATGGTCTCAATAGCCAGTGTAACAATAAGCTGACAGACTTACTAAGCAATATCTATATGTAGGCCTATAAGGAGTTAGCCTGTAGCATAATTAGGTTAAGGGTTTTTAGGCTTATAAGATTAAACATAAACTCATTTTTATCACTTCTGATTACATAAAATGTGCaacacactgacataaaaactaacaaaactacAGTAACAATATATTTTAGAGTAATGTACAGAAATAcgctaaaacattaaaacaccaTGTTATCGTagcctgtttcttttttttttcccagttattattattattaacgtTAAATTGTTTTAGGCCTACCAGAGttgaaacatttctttttctactGTAATGCAACCACGTGGATCATTCAAataatgaaagaagaaaacaaaggtCGAAAGAAAACACGCGTGTTTTATTCTCTAAACGTCTAAAGCTGAGCGCTTTTCTAATCTTCTCTGACAATTTGTTCATTCACTTGCACGTTTAGTGCGTCTCCTCCATCGGCTCGGCTCTTCTGTCCAGGCATTTTTCTGTGGCTGCAGAGAGCATCTGTCACATGACTCGGCATCCACCAATAGCAGCGTGGCAGCCTAACTTTGGCGATAAGGGAATCGCAGTAAAGAGCGAGCGAAGGAAAGGAGTTTCACTCTGAGCTCTTGAATGGTCATCATCGTACTACACTTTCTATTGGCCCTTCTGGCTCCTAAAGCATCCCCGATATAGACAGCACTCACCCGGAATTCTGTtggcctttctttctttctttcttttttattttgttctcctCTGCAGCCCATGCAAGGCTGCTGCAACACCTACATCCAGGTTTTAATCATCAGACAATCATCACTGCCTGCCTGCTGTCTGCTGCTCAAATGTTGGGAGACAAGGCTCACGGTAAGTGCCTCCGTTTTCCTACATGGCCTTCTACATTCCAGCTTCTGTCACCTTCAGAGCTGtgactttttattttaaccAAATGCTTGtcaagaaacaaaaatcagcgaCACGCAGtcagaaaaatattaaaagaaatgCATAAGCTCCAAAGAGCGACAACGCGTCGTTTAATTATTAAGTTAATTAAGACTGTTTGAAAATAAGAaggcagcattttttttcctcaatgcAAATTTCAATTAACTGAAACAATCATCAGTCCAGGAAAAcatctgtaattttttttacattgttttaaaatCTTGAAATATTGCTGCtctgtgaaaaataaacaaaaaaatatgatattgGTTATGatctaataataatactacCTGTAAAACTGCGAGTCCTCCACACTTCACTGTTCAGCGGCCTTCGTTTTCGTTTTACCGCCGATTCACTTCAGTATGTGCTGACAGTTTCTACAGAAACGTCaaaaacaaacgaacaaaaatggtaaaaataaaaaactaaaagtaAACATTTGGCCGGATAATAAATCACTCAACCGCCGTGTGTGTCTGTAGGTTCATGAACGACGTCAGCTTACGCAAAGTGACTGAACCAGATGAGACTCAGCAGCGGAGTCAGATCAGGTGAAAGCaacaaaaccacaacaacaaactgtagacacattTCATTGTTAAGAATAGTTTGTCAGTTATTTAATAATGCAATAGAGAGAGTCTCATTGATGCCGATAGCGGCTGTATGtagattcatttttattttacttttcttaatttaaaataaataaataaaaaacaggtAGATATGCGTATAACGGTTTTTTTACGGTATGCCTACGTAGAGATGTGCTTCTCTAACAACACACAAAATTAAAGCTTAAATGTACTTAAATAACCTTTCGGGCAAAAGTCCTCACTTTGGATGAATACATCCGCTCTTGTGTTTTTCatctaatttgtttttatttattttttatttttatgtatttaaaaaatataatttatttatttaaaatcttaCATAACCCAATAAGTCCACTCCtacataacatttatttaactgTATGATGGAAACACAATTCATAATTTGCATCTAGAAATGcgtgtaaaataattaaatgatttattgcaatttatgtatGTAAACTTCTATTAGAAAAAATCATATTATCTTTATTTCATATCACAttcacatgaaaacaaactgtCAAAGGTTGAGATGAAACTACAATAAATTGTAGGAAAATGAGTAAGTGCCGAAAAGTAAAAAGTCATGTTTGTTGGAATAATGCATAATATTACGCgaatctgtatttttttaaaattcgtTTTTTATAATTGataattctttaaaaaacacgGCAGAAATAATTACCAGAGGCTATTTGCGTGGTAGACttactgtgcgtgtgtgtggcaGGTGTGACTTTAAAGGTGATGGAGTACACATACGACGAGGACCTGGAAGAGCTGTGTCCTGTGTGCGGAGACAAAGTGTCTGGATATCACTACGGCCTGCTCACCTGTGAGAGCTGCAAGGTACGCAAACGGTAGCCATGCGCGAggacatgtttttttatttatttgaaaattaCCGCTAACCACAGACCCCGAAACCTGCTGCTAATTATTTCTTCTCCAGCTGTTAGAAATAACTGTTGAACTTTGTCTGAATTTGATTTTCGTGAAACATAAATGCCGGGGAAAATGGACACTTATGTTATCCCAATTTAGCTAACGTGTGGAGGCTTTAATGTTAATAAAATATGCttcaaaataattaaatctAAATACAAAAACGGCAGTCGCTCTCgaccttttattttgaaatctaaAACCAGTGTGTCGCTCGTTTTCAGGGCTTCTTCAAGAGGACAGTGCAGAACAACAAGAGGTACACGTGTGCGGAAAACCAGGAGTGTAAAATAGACAAGACCCAGAGGAAAAGATGTCCCTTCTGTCGGTTCCAGAAATGCCTCAGTGTTGGGATGCGGCTGGAAGGTAAActattacaataataataataataataataataataatgaaacagGGACATTTTGCCTGTGATTTGCCaccatttattttaatatgataaaataaatataataaataatattaaagtCTATCTGAGTCCACTTCTTTATGCGATGGTGCTGGCTATCATGCAGTGTTTCCTGCACACATGGGATGGGATTAATTCCCAGACAGCAATGCAAAGGAAAGCACCTGCTTCCGTAGCAGAAAAACGACACATTCTTGTCTTGCTGATAAAATTCTGGAGACTCCCCGGGGAAGAAGGAGTAAAGCTGCACAGACTCCTCGGGGATTCTTCTCAGCCCTAAAAagggaagcaaaaaaaaaaaagacagacaaggCTGTTATTTACTTTGTAGGAATACTGTGAACAAGAGTTTAGTGCTCATAAAGCTCAGCACGTCTGCACAGTGTAAGAGACAGTAGATGATTTTTGGGTCTGTAAAcctgtttttctccttttgtcTCATGTGTGACAGCGGTGCGTGCAGACCGCATGCGTGGGGGTAGGAATAAATTTGGCCCCATGTACAAGAGAGACAGGGCCttgaaacagcagaagaaagcTTTGATACGATCCAACGGTTTCAAGTTGGAGAGCACGGCTCCTCCGCCAGCCTCTCCTCTGCAGGCAGACTACGGCTTCACTGGCACCTTGCACACCCTTCCCACCATCTCTAAAAGCCTGCTCCCCTCCACCCCGAGCTCCATCACTACCACAGACTACGAGGCTAATCTCTACGGACCCCCGTCTTTGGGTATGGCCATGCAGTCACACGTGCCCCTCACCACCCAGTACCAGTACACAGCCTTTCCCGGAAGGGCAATTAAAGCCGAGTGTCCCGACTACACCAGCTCCCCTGAGACTCTTACAGGATACCCTTACCCAGACATGTACCCCTCAGCCTCGCCGCAACCCCCCAGCCTGCCGCCACTGGTTCTGGAGCTGCTGCGCTGTGACCCGGACGAGCTGGTCGTCCAGAACAAGATTGTGACTCACCTGCAACAGGAGCAAAACGGCCGGGGTCGGCTGGAAAAGCCCAGCACCTTCAGCCTCATGTGTCGGATGGCAGACCAGACTCTGTTCTCCATAGTGGAGTGGGCTCGGAGCTGCATCTTCTTTAAGGAGCTGAGGGTGAGTAGCAAACTCTTTACCGTGTCGAGTGTTTGAAATGAACTGTACACGGTTTCACTTGCAAAATATGTGACAAAGACACAATACATGTACATACAGACTCCATGCAGTATTTTAGTAAACCTGAGATTTACTAGAAAATGCTTCATAACCCAAAATTAGAATTTTCATGTGCGCTTTCACCCAAAAAGAATCTGTGTGTTTAGATTTGAGGGATGTTTTCTCAGACTCAGCCGCTTGAATCCCACATTTGGTTTTCCAAGAATtcacaaataaaaactgaaataaaagatatgaaagaaaacacataTTGATCCAGTGACAATCAAGACAGTACCAATCATTAGTAAAAGCCGAACATTTCTGGAGATCTTTTATGGTTATGTCTAAAATATGCagaagtgaaaaaataaaagttcatCACGCTCATAAAAGCTTTTTACAAGGACGACTGAATCCATTcttcctttgtttctgtttgctttttgtcaGAAAAAGGGAACACGGTGCCGCGATGTTACTGTTTCTGAAAAGGATTAAGACGAGGGCTTGTTTTAAGTCTTTATTAATAAGTTCACAGGCTTTCAGACCCAACAAATGCATGAATGCAATTCAAATTTGATGAAGCTGGCGCCCACGGCTGACTCACAATCCACTCGCAGTCCATTCAGAAAGTGTTCACAGCACAACTGCTGCTGTTATCACGTTCTCACAGAGGCCGGGGTCTCGCTTGCTTGAATTCACGTGAATGCTATTTCTGATTTCACACTTCTCAAATGTCCCGTTAGTTGTTACTGCAGAGGAGAATTTCTTTTTCATAActcttaaaatatgttttttttctctaaatgaACAGAAAGAAGTGCTCTATTAAACTTCAATAATTATGATGTATGACAGTAATGACAgattaaagcaaaaacaagGGTCTTTCTGAGGTGTTGAGCAACCAGAACAGCTTTAATTCTTCAAATCTCTCTAAATCTGCTGAAGGGAGAAACACCATTCTGccaaaaaaatcttcttttatttGGTCGGGTATGCTGGTGACACATCATACAGGTGTTTGATTGGGCTGAGATCTGGTGTGTGTGAAGGCCAGTGCATAAACCTGATGATTGTGGCCCGTAGATGGGGATAAGCGAACCTAAACCATGGCAGCAAAATGCCTCACCAAGCATAACAAAGTCAACCTAAGGAATTGAtccttttcctttaatttgtcaccagTCCcattattacattatatcatgtcCTGTTACAGTCAGTGCCTTCAATAAGTTTTTCTTGAAAAATCAGTGTTCCTGATATTGAACTGTTATTTACAACACTGTACAGCTCTAAAAAGCTGGAGTTGGACTAATTGGACTAGTTGGTCTGATGTCGTTTAGCTGTGTAACAGAGTACTTTCAGCCTTGCATTTCCTCCTGGTTGGTGATAATATCACACACACCTCAGAGCATAATGATCAAACATCTATCTGTGTGCCGACCTGTCTGTGTAAGCTGTAAGCTTTAGCAGCACAGTCAGAATGAAGTCAGAATTTACTGCGCTGCTGCTGATGGCGCTGCTGCACGCACACCTCGTATTCTGAGTGAAAATGGAGAATTATTATTCTTTCCTGACAAATCAGACAGGTAAcacaacaaagaagaaaatatcACCTTCTTCAATAAGTCATGATATGATGTGTCTGTGCTGACGAACAATCATCTGTCAACCAGCCATGGCCAAAGGGATTCTACCAATTAAACAGTTTAACTAGCAACAAAAGGTTGATGCTGTCCTTGGTGTGATTTGGTCCTTGGTGTCTTTTCATCAGATGCAGTTTATTTACTTAGGTACAGTCAGAGCAGTTCTGCTCCTTTCCTGCTTCACACACAGTCACGTCTAGATATTTACTCCTGGGTCTGCCACAGGCTTGGATGTGAGGAGCCAGTGGTTCATATTCTTGCATGTGAAAAGCATTGAGTGGTTTCCTTATGACTGGATTTACTGCTTGCAGCAAAAAGATCATGCATACAGCAATTTATGCAGTCAAGTCAAAAACTAATCATGCaaaattaccaaaaaaagaaaacacaagaaaatctACATTGATCGTCAGATAAACCTTTCTTTGAGTCCAGCCTGCATGCAGGGAAATGGAATTTGAATTGTAACAGTTCTTTCCATTGAactcagtttttctttctccagtGACAAACACTCACCCCCACCCCTCTCTCCCCCATTGTCAGAGGCCAAAcagttatgttttttaaaatgttaaatataagAATGTTTTTCCAAAATCCATCATGGGTTTTGCTCTGGTCTACAGATCCGATGAATTTTTATCAACAGCCAGTGGAAATAATCCATAGTTCAAACAGCATAAATTTCAAAGTTGACATTCACTGTCAGTGGGTACAGTACTGATCTACCTTCATGTTTGATTTTGATCTTGGCATGCTTGGCTAAATGCTGCTAATTCTGACAAGTAAAGATAGCATTTAATCTTTTGCAACATTGCACAAAATAAATAGACGTAACATCTTATTAGTTTCAAACATTAAACACAGTATTAGGCCCTCTGATGTTTTTGTACGATTTTGTAagctctttgtgtgtgtatgtgtgtgtgtgtgtgtgtgtgtgtgtgtgtgtgtgtgtgtgtgtgtgtgtgtgtgtgtgtttggaaagCTTTATTGAGTAAGTGTAGCTCACAGCCTTCCAgcttttataacattttattcGAGCTCACTGTCCTGCTCAAATAGCAACTCAAAGTATGAACTGAATGGACTAAAAATGATTATTTGTTTCTGAGAACATCGATGCATgctgattcatttattttattgttacttatttattgttattttattgttacttTGTATGTTTATTGTCTCAGAGACAAAGCTCCCATTGTGGGGATGATGGTTTTTTTGGTTGCATCTTCTCACACTAACACAACAAGGTATCTTTATACTGCGTTTGTGCCTGTGTGAGGGGATACTTGGCCAAACTGCTCCTCAGTCTCAGCAGCACAGGAGGAACACACAGCAGCTCATCATGTTTTGTTATCAACAAATATCATCAGAATATACAGTAAATTTGAATATCTGATCATTTTAATCCAGCTGCAGACATTTAATTCTTTCTTCACAGAAAAGTCACGAGTTAAAACAAAACTACTGATAATGTACAAAGTGTGTGTTGGTATACAGTTGACACAAGCACAGTACAAAGTTTTAATCAAGCAATACAAACAATTTATAATTTCAGATAAAGTAAtgcaatttttttgttaaatgggATAAATATCCTCTCAGTTTTAGTTAAAAGGATGTTCTAGTGTTTGGTCCTGACAGCTCCTCTAAGGAGGTCAGGACCTTGGCCTCCTCACCAGTAACATCAAATCATCTGCTTGGGATCATCTTTGACCAACATCTAAATATTGAATCTGACTAAGCTCACTAAGCTCGCTAAGCTCATCCAGTCTCGTTTCCTTCATCGAAGATATATTCCCCCAAAATCAAATCTTTACTGTCATTCAATCATCTGGAACTTTAACTGCTGCTCCTGCTTAGCCAGTTTCCTGTTGGTGCAGAATACAGCAGCAAGTCAACAACTACTCAGGACTCACATATCATACCTATTTGCGCTTTCCAGTTTGGCTGAATCTGTGGTTTGTTTTATACAACTGCtgaaaagtcatttttaaaaatctttcccTCTATATTGCATCTATTTGTAGGTATAGGAGTGTGTTGGAATTAATGTTGGACCGTATGGTTGGAACATGCATACTTATACATGCAACTTTTATTTGAGCTGAGGAGCACTTTTAACTCTGTGATATACAAATACATTTATagtaattataattattattactacttcACTTTATGTGAAGCAACAGTAGAGCGTTATGCTCAGCCTATCTATGTCTTCAGTGATTGTCAGAAACCCACTGCACTCATGGTGTCACAGTTTCACAAAACcaaaatttacattttgtggaagaaacacaaaaaacaacacattatgACAAAATGTGCACACGCTGGAACATTCCACAACATGCCC
This region of Pelmatolapia mariae isolate MD_Pm_ZW linkage group LG12, Pm_UMD_F_2, whole genome shotgun sequence genomic DNA includes:
- the LOC134638701 gene encoding nuclear receptor subfamily 5 group A member 2-like, with product MLGDKAHGVTLKVMEYTYDEDLEELCPVCGDKVSGYHYGLLTCESCKGFFKRTVQNNKRYTCAENQECKIDKTQRKRCPFCRFQKCLSVGMRLEAVRADRMRGGRNKFGPMYKRDRALKQQKKALIRSNGFKLESTAPPPASPLQADYGFTGTLHTLPTISKSLLPSTPSSITTTDYEANLYGPPSLGMAMQSHVPLTTQYQYTAFPGRAIKAECPDYTSSPETLTGYPYPDMYPSASPQPPSLPPLVLELLRCDPDELVVQNKIVTHLQQEQNGRGRLEKPSTFSLMCRMADQTLFSIVEWARSCIFFKELRVGDQMKLLHNCWSELLVLDHIFRQVQHAKEDSILLVTGQEVELSSILSQAEGTLSSLVQRGQELAARLRVLQVDRREIACLKFLLLFNPNVKLLENQAFVEGVQEQVNAALLEYTLSAYPQFQEKFSQLLVRLPELRSLSTQAEDYLCYMHVSGEVPCNNLLIEMLHAKRACV